A single region of the Hylaeus volcanicus isolate JK05 chromosome 5, UHH_iyHylVolc1.0_haploid, whole genome shotgun sequence genome encodes:
- the LOC128876416 gene encoding blood vessel epicardial substance-like codes for MARTTRSRRKMANTTDAPSPASSLLSSTTTTPFTSPTSTAYSTEGYTFNYSGLSSLGGYSLEDLNYTEFWVDVWNSTEASNVTERLNTTVLSSGGGYCDEWEAAQHKLFQAANLFFAAAFLVPRSFKASVLALRTFLTAGFMLAALWAGITICALDAMLWCLALGLLNGIHSLILACRFLPPALSPELAELYLKLFKPYKVSKKHFQELAKEARILKLDSGQTYATEGVTPADERLSILLRGRLKVTCDGTYLHHIKAYQFVDSPEWEAMHENIDDVFQVTIRAEESSTYICWTRLKLLRVLRHRPLLKVVLNTLIGKDITSKLYALNEQLAGVAAASETTSSNPYRGVARSLSVDAVNTETAGRVRSTTWKAQRRHSNPRSDRSSPSRYSHQYWAPVVANHFPPTSPFTPGQNLGYSLLPQGVQFSPPPRAPVLSHQSLTRQRSGGTSGDYTLLPQTPKLERKRSKKGTREVTFETPV; via the exons ATGGCCCGTACCACGCGCTCGCGACGAAAAATGGCGAACACGACTGATGCTCCCTCGCCTGCGAGCAGCCTTTTGTCGTCCACGACGACGACCCCGTTCACCAGCCCGACATCGACAGCCTACTCCACCGAGGGCTACACCTTCAATTACAGCGGCCTGTCTAGCCTGGGTGGCTACTCGTTGGAGGACTTGAATTACACGGAATTCTGGGTGGACGTCTGGAATAGCACCGAGGCCAGTAACGTAACCGAAAGGTTAAATACCACTGTGCTGTCATCGGGAGGAGGCTACTGCGACGAATGGGAAGCAGCCCAGCACAAACTCTTCCAG GCGGCGAATCTGTTCTTCGCGGCGGCGTTCTTGGTGCCGCGGTCCTTCAAGGCCTCAGTTTTGGCTCTTCGCACATTTCTGACGGCTGGCTTCATGCTGGCCGCCCTCTGGGCCGGGATCACCATATGCGCACTGGATGCCATGCTATGGTGCCTGGCCCTCGGCCTTCTGAACGGTATTCACTCCCTCATACTAGCCTGTCGATTTCTGCCGCCTGCGCTCAGCCCGGAGCTCGCCGAGCTCTATCTGAAACTCTTCAAACCGTACAAGGTCAGCAAGAAGCACTTCCAGGAGCTGGCTAAGGAGGCGAGGATACTCAAGCTGGATTCTGGTCAGACCTACGCCACCGAAGGCGTCACACCCGCCGACGAACGGCTGTCGATACTCTTGCGTGGCAG GCTGAAGGTGACTTGCGACGGGACGTATTTGCACCACATCAAAGCTTATCAATTCGTCGACTCGCCCGAGTGGGAGGCCATGCACGAGAACATCGACGACGTCTTCCAAGTGACGATCAGAGCCGAGGAGTCCAGCACGTACATCTGTTGGACGAGGCTGAAGTTGCTCAGGGTACTCAGGCATAGGCCGCTACTTAAGGTCGTCCTCAACACCCTCATCGGTAAGGACATTACGTCCAAGTTGTACGCCCTTAACGAGCAGCTCGCTGGTGTCGCCGCGGCCAGTGAGACAACCTCGTCGAATCCTTACAGAGGCGTCGCGAGAAGTCTTAGCGTCGACGCTGTTAACACTGAAACTGCCGGAAGAGTACGCTCGACCACGTGGAAGGCACAGAGGAGGCACAGCAATCCGCGCAGCGACA GGAGTTCACCCTCTCGGTACTCGCACCAGTACTGGGCGCCCGTGGTGGCGAATCACTTCCCACCGACTTCGCCGTTCACCCCTGGCCAGAACCTCGGGTATTCGTTACTGCCGCAGGGTGTTCAGTTCTCGCCACCGCCAAGGGCGCCCGTTCTGTCGCACCAGTCGTTGACGAGGCAACGCAGCGGCGGCACCAGCGGCGATTACACCCTGCTACCTCAGACGCCGAAGCTCGAGAGGAAACGCTCGAAAAAGGGGACGAGAGAG GTGACGTTCGAGACGCCCGTATGA